The window acttgactggCTTCCATAGAGCTCTAAATTCAACCCCATGAAACACCTTTAGGATGAACTGAGCCAGACTTCATCACCCGTCATCAGTGTTGCACCTGCAGCCCAGTTCAAAAACCTTGTGTAAAGTCTTCCAAGAGTCACATATGGGTGTACTGTTTGGGCGTCCAAATACTTTTAGCCACAAAgtgcaaattaaaagaaatgagtTTTGTACCTTGCAGGAGCAGAGAAGTCTCCCCAAAGATCTGAACTAGGGTTTGGCTGAACCACTGTGTTGGAGTTACTACTGTCCAGGTCCAACAGGCAGCctgacagacatgcagagagaaATACAGAAGTCATTAAAAGTAGTACTGacacacatttcacttcattttctgcAGCCTGAAGCTCTAATAACGCTACGACTCATTTAACTAATTAACACAGCGATAAAGAAAATAGGTCGTTCCTGCAGGTTAAAGCTGCGCAGACACACCACACCGAAAAACTCAAAGACGTTAAAGGCTCTAAATGTAACATGCAAGCTGGCTATAATGTGAAGTAATGATGCACAGAAAGTGAGTCTGCCGACAGACAGAGAGCGCCATCTACCTGTCGCTGTGCCTCCCGTCTGCGGGACTATGTTGTGATTGGATGAGCCTGATGAAGGAGGAGGGGCTATCTTGCCTCCAGGTGGTGGTGGGAGGAGTCCAAACCCACCTGAGCCTTGTGGGCGGGGTTTATCCCTCTTTTTACCTTGctagagacagaaaaggaatattatttttttctactCTCACCAACAGTCTcgttttattttaagtgttaGATTATGTTGTAGAAATTGGACATTTTGATGTGTGAAAAACTGGTTCTTACCCCTATGTTGAGTGTGATGGTCTGCCCCTCTTTGAAACCCAAGTCCAGTTTGGGTCCTGAATCTCCGAGCTGGGCGCTTTTGCTGATTTCATTCTCCTGTTTCACCCATCTGCAGGGAGGCAGATCATCATCAGCACAGATACAGAAATAAACTACTCATCTCAGCAGtttccagaaaaacagcacGCAGCATCTTCTTTTCAATCAGCACTTTACACTAAACCCCCCCGTCGCTGCTTACTTGAAATGGTCCTGCAAAGCCACATTGAAGTCAAAGGCGTCCCCTCGGTCCCCGAAGCCAACTCCTATGAAAGCACTGCGACCTGCAGACACGAGGAGACGTCACAGTGACTGACATGATCAACAGCCAATAGAAAGTTCTTGAAATCCACGAGCTTAAATgggattttcatttcatttcaacattcaCATCCTCACCGTTGTCATCCTGTATCCGTAGAACAAAGTATCGGCTGGAATCGCTGACTGTTTCCACTGCAATGCCGGGATACTCCTTAACTGGCGCCTGAGCAAACAGCTCCCCTGCAGGACAGGAGGGGAAACAACAAGAGATGAATGCAAAATAGTGAACCATCCAGCCAATTTATCAACTGCTTTCCAAACTCTTTATCCTGGTTAGAGTCCCTGGGAGCTGGAGTCTATCTGGGATACATCTTGGACACATATATCATAGAGCTAACACTGGGCTCAGTTGTAATGCTGTAAAGTCCACGAGTGTCAAGCAATAAAGTTTTAAAGCATAATCCACAATGAAGCCCTACCTGAGACCTTGTCCTCCAGTTTGATGTACGCCACCTGGCCCTTGGCTGTGATCCTCATCCGACCAGACCAGTCTGGAGTATCCAGCTTCCAGTCAGCTGCCCTGTAGACAAGCGGGGGGTCAGGCTCACACTTAACTCACACAAAGTGATCTGTTTCAATAGGAATATGTTGTTATTCCCAGAAACAATGTAGATCAACTccaacaattaatcgattacTTGTAATCAATTTAatcaccaactattttgatgattgattaataatttgagcattttttttaataatacaaAAGTCCAAATTCTCTGATTCTAGcttgtgaaatgtgaatatttctggtttcttcactaCTCTTTGACAATAAACTCAATATCTTTGAGTTGTGGACAATTAAaggacgtcatcttgggctttgggaaacattttcagcattttatacGCAAAACAACTAATCGATAAGTGGTGAAAACAATGGCCAGATGAATAGGcagtgaaaataatctttacTTGCAGCCCTGCTATGTCGTATTTGACCCGACaaattgaaactgaaaacatatgacagtgtttttgttgcaatATTACCATGAAGAAAGAATGTGTGAGGCTATTAATTAGCCTAAAACTAGAATTTTTTCTAAAACACCTGTGACTCCTAACCTGTTTGACATCAGGTACGTTGATGTCTACTTCAGAGAACATGTGACAGttaattaatttaaacacaagatacttgtgctcaaatatatatatatatatatatatatatatatatatatatatatatatatatataataagaagaatatttctttattctttcatcCCTTTCATTGTTTGGAGTCCATTCAGATTTATCCATTTGGGAGTTGGAGACCACTAAATTAAACTAAATGTTCAATACTTACTTATTTGTTCATACATGGTGCTGAAGgcatgaatatatatatttacagtaaGTGGTACAGTCATTTCTGAGCTCATACTGAATCTCAAAGACAGAAATTGATAATATTAGTGATCTGGTGGGTTTATGGATCAATGTAAAGGTTCTTAATGGAAATGCAGTGATTCTTCGTCattatctgtgtgtttacagactGTTTGAAATGTTCCTGCATGTCTACCGCAGGAGCACAGAAAGTTTTATCTGTACCGACAGCCTCCAGCAGACACTATCCGGACAGAGAAGCCTGAAAACGGTGTTTTTCAGCGGAGCGGTCTGAGCGTAAAGAGGACATCCAAGCTGTCACACAGAGCGGGACAGTCCTGGCAAAACGCCCGCATCGACCCGGCACGATGACAAACACCCCTATCACATCCCTGACAGCTCAACGGTCTGAAGAACAAAGcgacacagaaaaacagccaacGGATTCAACCGCGTCCTCACACCTGGACACGTTATCCTCATCCCCGCTCCTTTAAAAACGGATCATCAAGCTAGTGCCCCTTATTCGTGGTTTGAAAGCATGTACTAGCAGCGggcagtgaaagtgaaatgccCACACCGAGCCACGCCGAACACCGTTAAACCGCATTTTACAGCGCCGTTGAACACCGACGGTTGTTTCTTTACCTGTACGAGCGGTTTGAAGCTCGCGGTGGGATGCGATAGACGTTCACATCGGGTTTCACACACAGGATCGACTCGTACTCGCCCTCGGCCGCCATCTTGATTCCACTGTTATTGATGTGGGAGTTGTGGTTGTGactcatttattcagttttttttctgaggggggttcgtgtgtgtgtgtgtgtgtgtgtgtgtgcgtgtgtgtgtgtgtgtgtgtgtgtgtgtggtttggcCGTGCTAACCGCTAGTCGGCGTTAGCTGCGTCTCACCAACTAGCTAACCCTTTCCGTTAGACCTGTTATAAACGGTACTTTTACCGTCATGAAACGgtttattgaaaacaaaaatcaaagtttCTCTAAACTTAAAGTAAATTATTTCTCTATTCCAGAATAAAAGACGCAGAGGAGGTTAACGGAAATGTGTATTTAACTGggaatatatatgtatatcttTGGGGGGCGTGGACTAGCAGGTGCTGAAAACTGCGGAAGCGGAAACGGTCCTGTCGTCTCCTCGAAGATTCCTGAAGATCGTGAAACGGTTCGTGCTTCCTTTTGCTGCATATTTAGCACAGGGAGTAACGCGCAACCAGTGGGGATCATTTTGACATATATCAGCAACCGTTTCGCAAAGTATAGCCCTTCATTTTATCGCTAAAGCCTGATATTTAAGCtgattgctgctgctgtaacaacATCGCTCGACCGTTAGCCATATTGACGGCTGCTGGTCGTCTTCAGTCGCTCTCCGAGGTTCTGAAAACACGACGTGTGACTCCTGACAGATACGTTGCTCGCAAGCACGTCTATTTACAGTTGCTGTGGCTCAGACTAATCACCCAGCTGCACTACGAAAGAGGCTTTATCTTATATTTTACCACACCAGCCCCAGGATGCttccagctaactagctagcttgTAGCTTAGCCAGTTAGCTAACCTAGACGGTGGTCTGTGTTTGTCGCAGTGATTATGACAAACTGACAtgagctgtcacacacagcaggtgtaGGCACGATTCTAGTCTAGCTTTGCAGTCACACGCCCATTATTGTACGCTTTCCATTGTTACCAAGCCGTGGCTCAGCTCTTTTTTTGTTGACtggttcttcctgcagctgtagGATCTGGTTTCTGACATCCTGAGACAAACCAATGCAGTCAGGGGGAAGAGAGACCAGCAGGATGAACACTCACTGAGCCAAGAACTGCAATCAAGCAACACAGAATTAAGTCTATAAACAGCACGGACAGTCTTTACAAAGGTAtgggagtgtgtttgtgtttgcttatACAGATCTGTGGATCTGTCTTTTCCAGATCTCTGTCAGCATTCATCAGTGTTAACAAGTTTTCTCTGAATCAGATCACGGTGGTTTGATTTCCCACCCCCGTCCCAGCCACAATGACGTCCTCTATGCTTCGCCGACAACTGAAGAACCTGGTCCAAAACTACTCTGAGGCTGAGGTTAAGGTAAGACTAACTGAAATCAAAGTATGAAGAACTATGTGAAGATCCCCATTATTCCAGCTAAATTCTCCCTCTGGAACATTTATGCTTTCATTAGAAAAGCATAAATCATTAGATAGGAGATAGCAAAGAGGTGACAGGTGCAAACCAGGTGCAAACCAGGAGTGCTGCAATTGCATGTTCACTTAAACCCCCAAGATGCCATttgaaatttttattttttaattttaattttttttttttttttttattcactctattaatcccaaactgggattaacccatcactgatttactgaaacacacacatgcacatgcaacatgcagtgagacacacaggtgggctgccgcatcaggcacccggggagcatattggggggttgagggccttgctcaagggcacatcagccagctaatggctaatgaggggggggggggggggggggggggggagtgaatactccaccacacccaagtttctctgccagtccggtgggaGGAATCGAgctggcgaccctccggtcacaagccgcttctccaacctctaggccatgGCTGCCCCCAgcacaaaaatatatatcaagTATCCAGTATCCAAATTTTAAATGTATCAGCTGTAATTTTATACACATTGTTATTGAGCATCCTATGGTGTTTACAGTTCTGTGGTTAGAAAGATTTTGAAATCTATTCATTTAAACTACAGCACACTTTTCAAATCGTAACCTTCAGGTTTTTAGAGTCAGGGAAATATGGGGATATGTGTCTTGCTAAAATCCTGATCCGATGAAACATGATCAGTAATAACCTGGCAGAACAGATTACTTACCGCTTTTGGTAACATGATGAAATGagatgaaggaaggaagagTTGGTGTGCTGTAACCCGTGCTGAGTCTTTTTGTCACAAGCTGGCATATCTGAGCTGTGGACTGCTGACATCTAATATTTCCGACATGTTGACAATTTCTGCTTTGCTTCTTTTGCAGGTAAGAGAGGCGACGTCAAATGACCCATGGGGTCCGTCCAGCTCTCAGATGGCTGACATCTCCGATCTGACCTACAACGTGGTGGCCTGCAACGAGATCATGACAATGCTCTGGAAACGCCTGAAAGATGACAAGAACTGGAGACACATCCACAAGGTAACAGTAACAATGCACAGCAAGTCCCCTGCTCTGTGTTCAGACTGTGCTTTAACAGCCGTTTCACTGTCATTATTGTGGATATTGTGTCAACCTTGAAATTTCAGTATATTTATAGAAACTAATGAGTACCTGGTGTGTCAGACCCTCTGTGGTGTCTCAGGTGGATAGGTCACAGATAATAATTATTGAGACTAATAAGGTAACCCAAAAATTCAGTTGTAGCTTTATTTTTGAAACAAGAGCTGTGACCAGCTTGGTCAATATTTCCCTGTTCCCTGTTTTTATATTGACTTTCAGTATCCTGAACAACaattacaattttttttaacaaaccaGTCAAAATATGTTTCTACAATCTTGTTGCTTGTGCGTACGTCATGGGAAACAAACACTCTGCTCTCAATCCCAGACAACAAAAGCTTTAGCAGCTGCATGGCAACCTGTGGTACAGTAAGGAATGCCAGAATAAATCGGGCTTTGTAAAAAAGAAGTACTAATTcagaagaaacagcagagaaataaaaacatttattaaaggGCTGCTCAGCTGTGGTCAGTGAGGATCATATCTAAAGGTGAAGGATGATGTTTCATAACCATCATATTTTGTTAAATTcatatgatttaaaataaaatgttaagtATGTGATCAAAAGACATTCTGCATTACAGTGAATTCACATTTGGGTACAGGGATACCCAAAGTGGAAAAATCTTTACTTACTTTAGTTTGCCTTATGGCAGTTTGTAGCTGTTGTAGCACAACTGAAATGTGTTGCCATTCAGAGCATCCTCAGTAAAATGAATCCTCTGTTCCATCACATGACATGTCTTATTTATCTGTCTTCTGTAAAGACCAGATAAAAAGGACAGGAAGGCTGAAGACAGAAAGTCTTGTGACTTTGTATTGTTATATCTCTTACGCTGCTGTCCACCACAAGCATTGTGTGGTTTGAAGCTTAtgcattgtttgtcttttcctgaCAAATCTGTGATTTCATTTTACACAGATTATGTTTTGGTCCTTTCATTGTTGCTTTGTCCTATGAAATCCACAATtatatagaaaacaaaaaaactgttgaaaacTGTATGGATTGCCAgcttttttgtttcagtcataCACATTTTTGCTTCACATTTTTATTCGTTGTCATGCTTTTTTGTACCAGTCCCTGACGCTGCTGGAGTACCTGTTAAAGACCGGTGACGATCGCGTGCttctgaaaatgaaagacaaCATCTACATCGTCAAAGCTCTCACAGAGTATCGCTTTGTAGAAAAGGATGGCAAAGATCAGGTGATGCATACATACATAGCTTCCTGATAATGCCCAAAGCATGCAACCCTTTAGCATCCAGTAAAAGGCTGCATGTTGTGCATTAAGGTTATCCATTACTGGCACTATAATATCCATATCATCAAAGTCCTGTTAACCTCTAGGCCAGGTGCACAATTACAGAGTGAAGAAAGATTCAGTCTAGGTTTGATTTCTCAAGTGCATGCTAAGAACCCCTTGAATCAAAAGCTGTGCAGAGTAACAAACTTGACACGTTTAGACTTGACTAGATCCAGTGGGCTTTGGTCAgagtttattgatttattaattgGTCAGATTTAGACCTTGGTTTTAGACCTGCACCATTTGGAGTTTGTTTCAGGTTTAGTTGGCTTTTGGAAAAATGTTTCAGATTTAGGTTTTTCAGGTATTAGATAGGATTTTGCTCAAAAGGTCTTAGGCAAATCAATGTCTAACGTAAGCATATGTCTCCCAGGGTGCAAATGTGAGAGAGAAGGCCAAGGTTGTCCTTGTTCTTATGGAGGACGATGATAAGCTCAAGGAGGAGAGAGACTTTGCCGTCAAGACCAGAGAGAAGACGTCAAAAAGTTCTGCTGGTGAGCTCTTCTGTCCTGAAGTATCACTGATAAATGTTCATGTCATTTCCATTCTTGTGAACTTAATATCTCAAGAGCATGTTGAGGCAATTTCTTCAAACACTCACTTGGattcaaggatgaactgattagattttggtggtcaaaggtgactgtgaccacacaaaatACGTTTTTGGTAACTCAAGAATTCACACGctaattaaaacagaatttCACACAAACGTCTCATA of the Chelmon rostratus isolate fCheRos1 chromosome 16, fCheRos1.pri, whole genome shotgun sequence genome contains:
- the necap1 gene encoding adaptin ear-binding coat-associated protein 1, whose amino-acid sequence is MAAEGEYESILCVKPDVNVYRIPPRASNRSYRAADWKLDTPDWSGRMRITAKGQVAYIKLEDKVSGELFAQAPVKEYPGIAVETVSDSSRYFVLRIQDDNGRSAFIGVGFGDRGDAFDFNVALQDHFKWVKQENEISKSAQLGDSGPKLDLGFKEGQTITLNIGQGKKRDKPRPQGSGGFGLLPPPPGGKIAPPPSSGSSNHNIVPQTGGTATGCLLDLDSSNSNTVVQPNPSSDLWGDFSAPASSVPPPSRPQDTGNWIQF